A stretch of Ranitomeya variabilis isolate aRanVar5 chromosome 3, aRanVar5.hap1, whole genome shotgun sequence DNA encodes these proteins:
- the LOC143815234 gene encoding uncharacterized protein LOC143815234 isoform X2, giving the protein MAAAVSPELQWDTMEQRKDKGQNLYHQLYVWKMQQLPADVHRFCDPETSATRRKQLLHLLRSLEDGGSCQRLQILFSFSVPSPQGTGYWEFLLQSRGLNVVAFDQNTIFPSEMRYTEVMTGGPELLENYPDRALFLAWPDADESSHFSQDCLAYFRGHTLFHVGELLGETLSSNPWGQSTSRAFQLSLAEDFCCVKRIRLPSWPGQVDSFSVWKRKNPQFVLCDGAHFQYAETDLEV; this is encoded by the exons ATGGCCGCGGCAGTGTCGCCCGAGCTGCAGTGGGACACGATGGAGCAGAGGAAGGACAAGGGGCAGAACCTGTATCACCAGCTGTACGTGTGGAAGATGCAGCAGCTTCCTGCAGACGTGCACAGGTTCTGCGACCCGGAGACGTCCGCGACCCGCAGGAAGCAGCTGCTGCACCTGCTCCGGAGCCTGGAGGACGGCGGCAGCTGCCAGCGCCTGCAGATCCTCTTCTCCTTCTCTGTGCCCAGCCCTCAG GGCACTGGATACTGGGAATTCTTACTGCAGTCTCGTGGACTGAATGTCGTGGCTTTTGATCAGAACACCATTTTTCCCTCGGAGATGCGTTACACAGAGGTCATG ACTGGAGGCCCTGAGCTCTTGGAGAACTATCCAGACAGAGCCTTGTTTCTTGCCTGGCCTGATGCAGATG AGTCGTCCCACTTCTCTCAGGATTGCCTGGCTTACTTTAGAGGTCACACACTTTTTCATGTGGGAGAACTCCTTGGAGAAACCTTGTCATCCAACCCCTGGGGTCAGTCCACCTCGCGTGCCTTCCAACTGTCCCTGGCTGAGGACTTCTGCTGTGTGAAGAGGATCCGGTTGCCCAGTTGGCCAGGACAAGTCGACTCCTTTAGTGTATGGAAACGGAAGAATCCTCAGTTTGTGCTCTGTGATGGGGCTCATTTCCAGTATGCGGAGACTGATCTGGAAGTATAA
- the LOC143815234 gene encoding uncharacterized protein LOC143815234 isoform X3 — protein MAAAVSPELQWDTMEQRKDKGQNLYHQLYVWKMQQLPADVHRFCDPETSATRRKQLLHLLRSLEDGGSCQRLQILFSFSVPSPQVLELLCALNLPLVSAGAGTGYWEFLLQSRGLNVVAFDQNTIFPSEMRYTEVMTGGPELLENYPDRALFLAWPDADGLPTFSGEDVCQE, from the exons ATGGCCGCGGCAGTGTCGCCCGAGCTGCAGTGGGACACGATGGAGCAGAGGAAGGACAAGGGGCAGAACCTGTATCACCAGCTGTACGTGTGGAAGATGCAGCAGCTTCCTGCAGACGTGCACAGGTTCTGCGACCCGGAGACGTCCGCGACCCGCAGGAAGCAGCTGCTGCACCTGCTCCGGAGCCTGGAGGACGGCGGCAGCTGCCAGCGCCTGCAGATCCTCTTCTCCTTCTCTGTGCCCAGCCCTCAGGTGCTGGAGCTGCTGTGTGCCCTCAACTTGCCACTGGTGTCAGCCGGAGCC GGCACTGGATACTGGGAATTCTTACTGCAGTCTCGTGGACTGAATGTCGTGGCTTTTGATCAGAACACCATTTTTCCCTCGGAGATGCGTTACACAGAGGTCATG ACTGGAGGCCCTGAGCTCTTGGAGAACTATCCAGACAGAGCCTTGTTTCTTGCCTGGCCTGATGCAGATG GTCTACCCACTTTTAGTGGTGAAGATGTTTGTCAAGAGTGA
- the LOC143815234 gene encoding uncharacterized protein LOC143815234 isoform X1 → MAAAVSPELQWDTMEQRKDKGQNLYHQLYVWKMQQLPADVHRFCDPETSATRRKQLLHLLRSLEDGGSCQRLQILFSFSVPSPQVLELLCALNLPLVSAGAGTGYWEFLLQSRGLNVVAFDQNTIFPSEMRYTEVMTGGPELLENYPDRALFLAWPDADESSHFSQDCLAYFRGHTLFHVGELLGETLSSNPWGQSTSRAFQLSLAEDFCCVKRIRLPSWPGQVDSFSVWKRKNPQFVLCDGAHFQYAETDLEV, encoded by the exons ATGGCCGCGGCAGTGTCGCCCGAGCTGCAGTGGGACACGATGGAGCAGAGGAAGGACAAGGGGCAGAACCTGTATCACCAGCTGTACGTGTGGAAGATGCAGCAGCTTCCTGCAGACGTGCACAGGTTCTGCGACCCGGAGACGTCCGCGACCCGCAGGAAGCAGCTGCTGCACCTGCTCCGGAGCCTGGAGGACGGCGGCAGCTGCCAGCGCCTGCAGATCCTCTTCTCCTTCTCTGTGCCCAGCCCTCAGGTGCTGGAGCTGCTGTGTGCCCTCAACTTGCCACTGGTGTCAGCCGGAGCC GGCACTGGATACTGGGAATTCTTACTGCAGTCTCGTGGACTGAATGTCGTGGCTTTTGATCAGAACACCATTTTTCCCTCGGAGATGCGTTACACAGAGGTCATG ACTGGAGGCCCTGAGCTCTTGGAGAACTATCCAGACAGAGCCTTGTTTCTTGCCTGGCCTGATGCAGATG AGTCGTCCCACTTCTCTCAGGATTGCCTGGCTTACTTTAGAGGTCACACACTTTTTCATGTGGGAGAACTCCTTGGAGAAACCTTGTCATCCAACCCCTGGGGTCAGTCCACCTCGCGTGCCTTCCAACTGTCCCTGGCTGAGGACTTCTGCTGTGTGAAGAGGATCCGGTTGCCCAGTTGGCCAGGACAAGTCGACTCCTTTAGTGTATGGAAACGGAAGAATCCTCAGTTTGTGCTCTGTGATGGGGCTCATTTCCAGTATGCGGAGACTGATCTGGAAGTATAA